A segment of the Planctomycetota bacterium genome:
AAGAGCCCGAAGAAGCACCCGCTGCCCATCAACTACGAGCCCGTCCCACCGAAGAAGAAACCTGAAAGCGACCCGACCGACGGCGAGCAGGACCTCGACGAAGACGACCTCGATGCGCTCTTTGCTGCCGATCGGGACGAGGCCGCCGCTGACGATGGCGAGCCTGCGGCCACCGGTCCGGCGGAGCTGGAAGTCGAGGTCGGCGGACCGGGATCAACCGATCGCGTTCTGGGCGTCATCGGAGACGTCGTGTCCGTGGAAGTCGACTGCGACCCCGAGTCCGGACGAGCGAACGCGAAGGCCATCGGGCTGGTCGCCACTGTCCTGCGGCTGGAGCGGCATCAACTCTCGATCATCCATGGTCAGGCCAAGGCTCAAAAGCGGCTTCGCGTCGTCGGCCTGGTCGCGGGCGAGTTGAACAAACGCCTTGACGAGGCTGCCGGCTCATCCGCCGTTCCCGAAGCTTCCGCCGGTGCTGTTGGCACCAGTGCCACCGACGAACTCGACTGGGGCGACGACGACGAGCCAGCTGTCGGGCTCCGCGACTGACGACGCCGCTCCGTCATCCCGAGCGCAGCCGAGGGACCTCGCCTGGGGCCGTGACGCCTGCCAGACGCGGTCCTTCGACTCGCTGCGCTCGCTCAGGATGACGGAGCAGGACCTTCTTCGACACCTGTGAGGGATGTCGGCGAAGGCGCGGAGCAAGTTCCGCGGCTACTTCAGAAGTGCGTCGATTCAGCACGCGTCTAAAACATCGACATGTCCGACGGATCGACGACTGACCAGCTGCGCCAGAGCATCCTCAAACGCGTCTCCGCCGAGGGGTACACGCCGATGCGGCCGCGCCAGCTCGCGGCCGCCATCGCTCAGGCACACGGCAATCCGTCGGAGGGCATCCCGGACTATGGCACCTTTCGTGGCGCGCTCCGTGACCTGATGGACGATGGCGACGTCGTCCTGGGCAGCGGCGGAGCTGTGCTGATCCCGGCTAGCCGCATAGCGAACAACGAGCTCGTCGGCTCGTATCGCAGCCATCCGAAGGGCTTCGGCTTCGTCATCCCTCAGGAGCCCGACAGCCACGAGGACCTCTTCATCCCGCCTGGCGACGAGCTGGGGGCGATGAGCGGCGACATCGTGCGGGCCAAGATCATCCCGGCCGGCTATCGCAACGGCAAGGACATGTACGAAGGCAGCGTGCTCGAGATCATCGAGCGACGCGAGACGCGGTTCGTCGGCACCGTTGGCAAGCTCGAGGGCAAATGGTTCGTCTTCCCCGACGGCAAGCGAGGCCCTGAGCCGATCGCCGTGCCAGACGCCGGCAGTCGCTACGTCGAGCCAGGCCAGAAGGTGATCGTTGAGGTGACCCGATTCGCCGACGATCGTCGCGGACCAGAGGGCGTGATCAGTCAAGTGCTCGGCGATCCGAGCGACAAAGACGTCGATCTCCGCAGTGCGATCGTCCAGTTCGGCCTGCCTGAGGAATGGCCGGAAGCAGTGCTCGACGCCGCCGGTGATGCAGTGCGGTCGTTCGACCCCGAAACTGAAAAGTCCAAGCGGCTGGACCTGACGAACGAGCTGATCTGCACGATCGACCCCGACGACGCCAAGGACTACGACGACGCGATCAGCCTCAGCCGCGAAAGCGACGGCACGTGGAAGCTCGGCGTTCACATCGCTGACGTCAGCTACTTCGTCAAGGCGGGCGGCGCGCTGGATCAAGAGGCGTACAGCCGGGGCAACTCGACGTACTTCCCAGGCCATGTCATTCCGATGCTGCCGGAGGTCTTGTCCAACGGTGTCTGCAGCCTGGTCGAGGGCGAACCGCGACTGGTGAAGTCCGCATTCATCTGGCTCGACCCCAAGACCGGCCGGCCCAAGCGGACGGCGTTCGCCAACAGCGTCATCCACTCCTTCGCCCGCCTTCGCTACATCGAGGCCCAGGATCTCATCGACGGCAAGGACGACATATACCACACCGATGGCCCGAAGAAGCGAAGCGACTACGACCCGAAGCTGATCCAGCAGCTCGAACACATGAACACCTGCGCCAAGCTCATCCAGAAGCGGCGACAGGCGGACGGGCAGATCGTGCTGAACATGCCGAGCATCGAGCTGGAACTCGACAGCCAAGGCAAGGTCGTCGGCGCGGCCGAAGAGGACGACTCGTTCACGCACACGTTGATCGAGATGTTCATGGTCGAGGCGAACGAAGCCGTTGCGCGGCTCTTCGCAGGCATGGGCGTGCCACACATCCGTCGCATCCACCCCGGTCCGGACGGCGAGGGAGAAGCGCGGCTGAAGACGTTCGCCATGAGCGCCGGCTACCGGATTCCGGACCTCGTCGATCGCCACGCCATCCAGGCACTGCTCGCCAACGTCCGCGGCAAACCGGAGGAGTTCGCGGTCAACTTGGCCGTGCTGCGGAGCATCAGTCAGGCCGAGTACTCGCCCAAGCTCATCGGGCACTTCGCCCTGGCCAGCGAGCATTACAGCCACTTCACGAGCCCGATCCGGCGCTACGCCGACCTGATGGTGCACCGTCTGATGGACCGGTACTTCGAGGTCATGAGCGCTGACTTCGGCCAGGGTCCCGTACCGCCTCCGCCCGGGGACCAGAAGGTGGCCGTCTCGCAGAAGATGAGCGACGTGCCGAGCGACGAGGAGCTCGACGACATCGGCAGCTACATCAGCTACACCGAACGCCGCAGCGAGTCGGCCGAGCGCGAGCTTCGCAGCGTCAAGGTCCTTCAGCTCCTCGCCGACAAGCACGTCGGCGATGAGTTCAAAGGCGTCGTCACCGGCATCACGAACTTCGGCCTTTTCGTGCAGCTCGAGACTTACCTGGCGGAGGGACTCGTGCGGTATCAGGACCTGCTCGACGACTGGTGGGACGTCGACGCCAAGGCCGGCGTCATTCGGGGCAAGCGGACCAACACCGTCATCCGCATCGGCGATGTCGTGCAGACCAAGATCGCCCGCGTCGACGTGCCCAAGCGCGAATTGGACATCGTCGTCCTGAACGTCCAAAGCCGCGGCACCGGCGGCACGGGCAAGTCCAAAGCCCAGGAACGTCAGCAGAATGCCAAACCCCGACACGACTACGGCGGCGGCCTGGAACCGCGCGGCCGGACCGGCAGCGACAAGCGATCTCAACGCAGCAAGTCGCGCGACACGCGCGGCAAGAATCGAGGGAAATGGGACAAACGCAAATAGCCGCTACGCGAGCTTCTGCGACAACTGGTCGACCACGCGACGCAGCAGTGATCGCCGCATCGGCGTCACGCGGGCTTGGCCGAATCGGACGCGGTAGAAGACCTCCGTCAACCCGCCAATGCGCTCGAACGCGGCCGGTGGAAGATGGTCGAGCGTGGCGGCGAACTCACGTGGCGTGAGCCCGGGCGATCGGCGATACCCAAGACCTTCGAGCAGCTGGACCATGTCGTCGTAGAAGCCCAACTGCTTCGCAAGTCGTCGCGCTTCATCCGGCGGCAGGTCGTTCAGACCGATGCGGCGAGCGCGTCGGTGAAGACGCCATCGTTCCAGAGCGAAGGCGATGACAGCAACGCCGGCCGCAATGAAAAGCAGCGTCAGCAGCCCGCTCGCCACGGCCGCGACGATTCCCGACAGGCCGGCAGTCAGGCCGCGGTCGGAGAGCCAGTTCTTGAACGCCTGCCAGGTGCCGGTCTCGCCATCGCCGCTATCGCCCGCCTCGCGGACACGCCTGCCGACTTGCTCGTCGACACGTGCAAGCAGCGAGTCGCGAACGCCTTCCTGAGCGCCGCGGTCGTAGCCGATGACCGACTGCTGCCATGTGTACGTGAGGTACTCGCCGAACTGTCGGATGGAGTTGCCGATCGATGCGATGAAACCATCATCGCCGGCGGTGTCGCCGATGCCTCCGGGCGTCGGATCGAACCGCCGCCATCCATCGGCTGTGAGCGCTTCGACCCACGCGTGGGCGTCGCTCTGGCGAATCGTCCAGCGGCCGATGCGGTCGTTGAACTCGTCGGTGCGATAGCCGACGACAACACGTGCCTCGATGCCGAGCGATTGCAACGCGACCGCCATCGTGCCGGCAAACAGCTCGCAGTGGCCGCGTCGTCCTTCGACCACGAACCACTCCAACGGATCCCGTCCCGCCCGAACGGCGGCCTGGGCTTCCGAGCTGACATCAAGCGAATAGTCGTACTCGTTGCGGAAGTAGCGCTCCAGGTTGCCCGCGATGCGGGCGTCCAGCTCCGTCACGCCGGGCCGTTGGATGCGGGCGATCGCCAGCGGCTGTCCTTGAAGATCGACGCCCGTGACTGCCGGGTCGAGTGCGAGGTCGATGATCGCGTCGGCCGGTGGAAGTGGTCCCGTGATGTCTTCACCGCGTTCCTCGCGTGTCGACCGGACGTCATCCACGCGTTTGGCATTGGCCAGCTCCACCAGGAGCGTTCCGTGTCGCTCGCGTGCCCACTGAACCCGTTCTTCGTTGCTGGCGGCTCGAAGATCGGCGACCGCAGAGCCGCCGTTGAAGTAGTCGAGCGTCGCGAGTCGCATCGCCTCGACACGCCGCGTCAGTCCCAGCATCGGCCGCAATGGCGCAAGCCACTCAACGGCGCGATCGAAGGGCGATTCATCGTTCTCGAAGTCACTTCGCCCCACGCCCAGGCCTTGGAGCGGCGTCTTCTGCGTCGCGATGCCGCCGTACTCGATTTGGCGGACCAGGTGCTGTCCCGCGACGCGGACCGTCCCGTCCGCTGAGGAGCGAACTTCCATCCCGCCGACACCGCCCTCGATGAGCCAGAGGGCTTCGGTGCCGTCGAGGACAAACAGCGTGTCGGAGCCGCTTGGCTTCAAGTTGACGACGTATTCGAAGACGCGCTCGTTGGTCTGACTCGCCCGTGCGATCGGCGTCGGGTCGTTTCGCTTAAGTCGCTGCGGAGCGCTCGACTGATCGAGCTGCGGCGTTCGGTTCCACGACCACGCATCGGGGGCCTGCGGGTCGGCCTGGTAGAAGTCGAGCGCGTTGCCACGAAGGTAGATCGGGCCAAGCGCGTCGCCGAGTACTTCGATGTGCCCAGCGACCTGCGTGTTTTGCTGAATGCGGGCGATGTCCTGGAAGTCGACGTTGCCGCTGAATCCAGTGACCGACTCCTCCGGCGAAAGCCGCGGAAGCTCGTGCAGAAACGACGCGCCGCCGCCTCGTGGAAACGCAAGGAAGACGACCACTGCCGACGTCGCCCCGGCGACGGCGACCAGCGCCGTCAGGCGTCGCAAGCTGCTGGAGAGCCGCCGCTCGTCGCGACGC
Coding sequences within it:
- a CDS encoding DUF167 family protein, translated to MNTWFDWWPGGLGWLLVLQLVMLGSMALYRVLGQLIGKQSPNDFFVIFYRTFWEAMKSPKKHPLPINYEPVPPKKKPESDPTDGEQDLDEDDLDALFAADRDEAAADDGEPAATGPAELEVEVGGPGSTDRVLGVIGDVVSVEVDCDPESGRANAKAIGLVATVLRLERHQLSIIHGQAKAQKRLRVVGLVAGELNKRLDEAAGSSAVPEASAGAVGTSATDELDWGDDDEPAVGLRD
- a CDS encoding VacB/RNase II family 3'-5' exoribonuclease produces the protein MSDGSTTDQLRQSILKRVSAEGYTPMRPRQLAAAIAQAHGNPSEGIPDYGTFRGALRDLMDDGDVVLGSGGAVLIPASRIANNELVGSYRSHPKGFGFVIPQEPDSHEDLFIPPGDELGAMSGDIVRAKIIPAGYRNGKDMYEGSVLEIIERRETRFVGTVGKLEGKWFVFPDGKRGPEPIAVPDAGSRYVEPGQKVIVEVTRFADDRRGPEGVISQVLGDPSDKDVDLRSAIVQFGLPEEWPEAVLDAAGDAVRSFDPETEKSKRLDLTNELICTIDPDDAKDYDDAISLSRESDGTWKLGVHIADVSYFVKAGGALDQEAYSRGNSTYFPGHVIPMLPEVLSNGVCSLVEGEPRLVKSAFIWLDPKTGRPKRTAFANSVIHSFARLRYIEAQDLIDGKDDIYHTDGPKKRSDYDPKLIQQLEHMNTCAKLIQKRRQADGQIVLNMPSIELELDSQGKVVGAAEEDDSFTHTLIEMFMVEANEAVARLFAGMGVPHIRRIHPGPDGEGEARLKTFAMSAGYRIPDLVDRHAIQALLANVRGKPEEFAVNLAVLRSISQAEYSPKLIGHFALASEHYSHFTSPIRRYADLMVHRLMDRYFEVMSADFGQGPVPPPPGDQKVAVSQKMSDVPSDEELDDIGSYISYTERRSESAERELRSVKVLQLLADKHVGDEFKGVVTGITNFGLFVQLETYLAEGLVRYQDLLDDWWDVDAKAGVIRGKRTNTVIRIGDVVQTKIARVDVPKRELDIVVLNVQSRGTGGTGKSKAQERQQNAKPRHDYGGGLEPRGRTGSDKRSQRSKSRDTRGKNRGKWDKRK
- a CDS encoding transglutaminaseTgpA domain-containing protein; the protein is VLFLIWVVLSLYTCLLFHLKVEADAARCYLEAAGPSTPISSHLDDPRLRRDERRLSSSLRRLTALVAVAGATSAVVVFLAFPRGGGASFLHELPRLSPEESVTGFSGNVDFQDIARIQQNTQVAGHIEVLGDALGPIYLRGNALDFYQADPQAPDAWSWNRTPQLDQSSAPQRLKRNDPTPIARASQTNERVFEYVVNLKPSGSDTLFVLDGTEALWLIEGGVGGMEVRSSADGTVRVAGQHLVRQIEYGGIATQKTPLQGLGVGRSDFENDESPFDRAVEWLAPLRPMLGLTRRVEAMRLATLDYFNGGSAVADLRAASNEERVQWARERHGTLLVELANAKRVDDVRSTREERGEDITGPLPPADAIIDLALDPAVTGVDLQGQPLAIARIQRPGVTELDARIAGNLERYFRNEYDYSLDVSSEAQAAVRAGRDPLEWFVVEGRRGHCELFAGTMAVALQSLGIEARVVVGYRTDEFNDRIGRWTIRQSDAHAWVEALTADGWRRFDPTPGGIGDTAGDDGFIASIGNSIRQFGEYLTYTWQQSVIGYDRGAQEGVRDSLLARVDEQVGRRVREAGDSGDGETGTWQAFKNWLSDRGLTAGLSGIVAAVASGLLTLLFIAAGVAVIAFALERWRLHRRARRIGLNDLPPDEARRLAKQLGFYDDMVQLLEGLGYRRSPGLTPREFAATLDHLPPAAFERIGGLTEVFYRVRFGQARVTPMRRSLLRRVVDQLSQKLA